A region of Arvicanthis niloticus isolate mArvNil1 unplaced genomic scaffold, mArvNil1.pat.X pat_scaffold_481_arrow_ctg1, whole genome shotgun sequence DNA encodes the following proteins:
- the LOC117702124 gene encoding olfactory receptor 10D3, whose amino-acid sequence MEIKNCSVVTEFILLGIPHTEGLETMLFVLFLPFYTCTLVGNVSILMAVISSTRLHTPMYFFLGNLSIFDMGFSSVTCPKMLLYLMGLSRLISYQDCVSQLFFFHFLGSIECFLYTVMAYDRFAAICHPLRYSVIMNSRICVALAVGTWLLGCLHSSVLTSLTFTLPYCGPNEVDHFFCDIPAILPLASGDTSLAQRVSFTNVGLVSLVCFLLILVSYTRITVSILRIHSTEGRQRAFSTCSAHLIAILCAYGPIITVYLQPTPNPMLGTVVQILMNLVGPMLNPLIYTLRNKEVKIALRKILHGKKPISEG is encoded by the coding sequence ATGGAGATAAAAAACTGCTCAGTGGTGACTGAGTTCATCCTCCTGGGAATCCCACACACAGAGGGCTTGGAGACTATGCTTTTTGTGTTATTCCTGCCCTTCTATACCTGCACCCTGGTGGGAAATGTGTCTATCCTCATGGCTGTTATTTCCTCTACCCGCCTTCATAcacccatgtactttttcctcGGGAATTTGTCCATATTTGATATGGGTTTCTCTTCTGTGACCTGTCCAAAAATGCTCCTTTACCTCATGGGGCTGAGCAGACTTATCTCCTACCAAGACTGTGTCTCTCAGCtcttcttctttcatttccttgggAGCATCGAGTGCTTTTTGTATACagtgatggcctatgaccgctttGCTGCCATTTGTCACCCTCTACGGTACTCAGTCATCATGAATTCTAGGATCTGTGTGGCACTAGCTGTGGGCACATGGCTACTAGGATGCCTCCATTCCAGTGTCTTAACTTCCCTCACCTTCACTTTGCCTTACTGTGGTCCCAATGAAGTAGATCACTTCTTCTGTGACATACCAGCCATCTTGCCATTGGCCTCTGGTGATACCTCCTTAGCACAGAGAGTGAGCTTCACTAACGTTGGTCTAGTGTCTCTTGTCTGCTTTCTCCTGATTCTTGTATCCTATACTCGAATCACAGTCTCCATCTTGAGAATTCATTCAACTGAGGGGCGTCAGCGTGCCTTCTCCACCTGCAGCGCCCATCTCATTGCTATCCTCTGTGCCTATGGACCTATAATCACTGTATACCTACAGCCTACACCAAACCCCATGCTGGGAACTGTAGTACAAATTCTGATGAACTTGGTAGGACCAATGCTGAACCCTTTGATCTATACTTTGAGGAATAAGGAAGTAAAGATAGCCCTGAGAAAGATACTGCATGGGAAGAAACCAATATCTGAGGGTTAG
- the LOC117702123 gene encoding olfactory receptor 10D1B-like encodes MRNRSVVTQFILLGIPNTEGLETMLFVLFLSFYIFTLMGNLLILLAIISSSRLHTPMYFFLCKLSIFDIFFPSVSSPKMLFYLSGNSRAISYAGCVSQLFFYHFLGCTECFLYTVMAYDRFVAICYPLRYSIIMSHRVCAILATGTSFFGCIQATFLTTLTFQLPYCGPNEVDYYFCDIPVMLKLACADTSALEMVGFISVGLMPLSCFLLILTSYSFIVCSILQIRSAEGRRRAFSTCSAHLTAILLFYMPVVLIYLRPTPSPWLDATVQVLNNLVTPMLNPLIYSLRNKEVKSSLWRVLHKTAFLPEQL; translated from the coding sequence ATGAGGAATCGTTCCGTAGTGACTCAGTTTATCCTGCTGGGCATCCCAAACACAGAGGGTCTGGAGACCATGCTCTTTgtcctgtttttgtctttttatatctTCACCCTGATGGGAAACTTATTAATCTTACTGGCAATTATCTCCTCCAGTCGGctccacacccccatgtacttcttcctatGTAAGTTGTCTATTTTCGACATATTTTTCCCTTCTGTGAGCTCTCCCAAGATGCTGTTCTACCTCTCAGGAaatagcagagccatctcctatgcAGGCTGCGTGAGCCAGCTCTTCTTCTACCATTTCCTTGGTTGTACTGAGTGTTTCCTGTACACAGTGATGGCTTATGACCGTTTTGTGGCCATTTGCTACCCTCTACGCTACTCCATCATTATGAGCCACAGAGTATGTGCCATCCTGGCCACGGGGACATCATTTTTTGGCTGCATTCAGGCTACTTTTCTAACTACTCTCACCTTCCAGTTGCCCTACTGTGGTCCCAATGAGGTGGACTACTACTTCTGTGATATCCCCGTGATGCTCAAGCTGGCTTGTGCAGACACATCAGCCCTGGAGATGGTGGGGTTCATCAGTGTGGGCCTGATGCCACTCAGctgcttcctcctcatcctcacctCCTACAGCTTCATCGTTTGCTCTATTCTGCAGATCCGCTCTGCTGAGGGCCGTCGTAGAGCCTTCTCCACCTGCAGCGCCCACCTCACTGCTATCTTGCTTTTCTACATGCCGGTGGTCCTCATATACTTAAGGCCAACTCCAAGCCCTTGGCTGGATGCAACTGTGCAGGTCTTAAATAATCTGGTCACCCCTATGCTAAACCCATTGATCTACAGTCTCAGAAATAAAGAGGTGAAATCATCACTGTGGAGGGTTCTACATAAAACCGCCTTTCTTCCTGAGCAGTTGTAA